AAAATATTTGTAGTCGTAGAATCCCACCTTCTCGGCGATTTCATACGTCTTCAAGCGCGTCTCCATGAGCAGCGCCTTCGCTTTCTCCACCCGCAGCCGGCTGAGCCACTTCACGAACGTAATGCCCATTTCCTCTTTGAACAATTTGCTGAAATAAGCCGGCGTCACATTGACGTGATCGGCCACCTCCGTCAAACTGAGCGACTGTTCGTAATGCTTCTCCATGTACTGAATCGCCTCTTTAATCGTCCTCTTGAAGGAATTCCGGCGATTGTCCTCCAAATGACGAACGATCTTGGCGACCATCTGCCCCATCCACGCCTCCAGGTCGGCCACCACCTCAAAGCGCTCGATCGCAACATGCGGGATGAATTGCGGGCCGAAAACAAGGTCCTTGGAATGCCCCGCTTCCTCCAGCTCTTGAATGAAAAAGATGACCAGCCGAACGCAGGCGTGCTTCACTTCGTCGAAGCGCCGGTTCTCGGACGCGAAGCGCTGAAAATATTGGCGGATCATTTCGCGAAGCTCGCTCTCGCTCATCCGTTTCAACGCCTGCGCCATCGACCGCTCTTCCATCGTGAGCGTAGAGAACGGCTCCGCGCCGGCATTCTCCCGCTGCCGCTCTCTCACGTGCATAAAGATCTGCCCTTTTCCCCGATACACCTTCTCCTTAAGCGCCTGGTCCGCTTCCCGGTACGACCTGCCGATCTCGAGCAGGCTCGCGCACGGCAGGCCGATGCCGATTGAAAGCGACAGCTTCAGGTACCTTTTGACGTTCGACTGGATTTCCTTGCAGACGGCCAGAAGCGAATGAACCTTATCCGTAGACACGAGGGCGATCAGCCGATTCAGCTCTCCGTAGCTGACAAAGCCGGAGAAGTAGGACAGCAGTGTCTCTTCGGCGATATTGAAGACGGCGAACGCAAAGGCCTCGTTCTCCTTCGGCGACAGCTTCTGGGAGAAGAACGCGAAATCGTCGATGTCCATAATCAGGATGTGATATTCCGATCCCGTCAAATCGATTTGCAGCGTCCGCAGCTTTTCCTTGATTCCGGCCGCGCTCAATTCCTTTTTGAGCAGACTGTTCATAAATTTATACTTGAGGTAGGGCAGATTTTCATTAAACATGTGAAGCCGGCCGATTTCTTTTGTCTTGCTCAGCTGCTCTTCCCGCTTCCGGTCGCGGATATCGGTGATGGCGGAGATCAGCTTCTCCGCGCTGGCCGGCTTCAACAAATAATTTTGAATGCCGATCTGAAGCGCCGCCTTGGCATATGCGAAATCCTCGTAACCGCTCAGCAGCACGATCGCGATATCGGGATACAGCTTCTTGATCTGCTCGGACAACTCGATCCCGTTCATGATCGGCATGCGGATATCGGCCAGCACGAGGTCGACCGGAGCCGTCTGAAGCTTCTGCAGGGCGTCCCGCCCGTTTCCCGCTTCGGCGGCAATCTCGATGCCGTGCTCCTGCCAGTCGATCGATGTCGCAATCCCTTTGCGAACCAGCGGTTCGTCATCCACGATCATCATGTTGAACATCCTGCTCGTTCCCCTTTATGAATGGTTGTCTGACGATTACTTTCGTCCCTTGTCCGGGCTTACTCTCAATGTGAATTCCGTACGAATTGCCGAAGCTCAGCTTGATGCGGTCGTTGATATTGCGAAGGCCCACTCCCTGCTGCAGGTGCGCCGGGCCCTGCAGCCGGGCGACGACGTCCGGATCCATCCCGACGCCGTCGTCGGTCACCTCGTACACGACCGTATCGCCTTCTTTGTAAATCCGCACCCCGATATGGCCGAAGCCGCCCTTTTGCTCGATGCCGTGCGTGATGGCGTTCTCGATCAACGGCTGCAGAATAAGCTTGATAACCTTGCAGTTCAGCGTATCCGGGTCGGCTTCGGCGGTGAACGTAATGGCGTTCTCGTACCGCTTTTTCTGGATCAGCATGTAATTTTCGATATACTCCAATTCCTTGCGGACCAGCGTAAAGCCGCTGCCTTTGTTCAAGCCGATGCGGAACAGCTGGGACAGCGTCTGAATGAGGGATGCGGTTTCGTACGCCTTTTCCATCCGTCCCACCCAATAAATCAAGTCCAGCGTATTGTACAGGAAGTGCGGATTGATCTGCTCCTCCAGCGCTTTGATCTCCGCTTCCTTCTGCTTAATCTTGACCACATGAACCTCGTTGATCAATTCGTCAAGCCTTCTGGACATTTTGTTGAAGCTGCTGCCCAGCAAGGCGATCTCGTCGTTGCCCTGCACGTTCATGTTGACGTTGAAATTTTCTTTCTCCAGGCTGCCCATCAGCCTGCGGATCTGCCGGAGCGGCTTCAGCACCTTCAGCAGAAAATAGAGCAGGAACAAGAAGCAAATGACGAGGCTGAGGAAAATCGACACGTAGGTCACCTGCTTGATCTGGTCGCCCTGCTTCGTAATCGAGCGCAGCGGGACGCAGTTGATCAGCCTCCACCCGGTCTGGTCGATCGTATAAAACTCCACCATATATTTTTGACCGTCGATCTCCGTATCGTAGTAGCCTTCTCTGTCCGTAAACAGCTGCGGCCGCACATACCGGTCCTCCAGCTTCTGGCCGACCTTCTGATCGGACAGCGTGGACAAAATCGTTTTATCCGCATCGATCATGAAGAAAAGTCCGTGCTCGCTCGCGACCTGCTTGTCGTAAATGCTGCGGATTTGCGGCTGCGACAAATTAATTTTCATAAACCCGAGCACCTGGTTAATGTTGTTAATATCCCGGATTTCCCGGAACAGCGTGATGACATTCAGGTCCGACGTCCCCACATAAACGTCGCTGAGGGACCACTCTTCCTTCCCGTTCAACGCCTTCATTCGCGCGATCTGTTCCTCGCTGAGCAAATTGCGCGCCCCTTGCGTATCCATGCCGCCGCCGCTCAAATCCTGAACGTAGATGGAATATACATATTTTTTGGTTAAAATATAATCGCCTAATAAGGTTTGAATCGAAGGATCGTTTTGGGACATTTCGCTGCGGTTAAACGATTTCAAATATTGATTCAGCCTTTGGTTGTTGATCATGTTGATCGAAATCCCGCGCACGTCGTTAATGATAAACTCGATGTTGTAGGCGATCTGTTTAAGCGTTTCCATATTTAATTTGCTGGCTTGGTCTCTGACGATTTTCGTGGAGCGGACGTATGAGAAGCTGCCGACGATCAAGATCGGAACAAGCGTCATCAGCAGGGAGAAGATCAATATTTTGTAACGCAAGCTGAACATCCTGCGCGTACGCATCCGCGACGATTCCCCTTTCCTGTTGGTCGAAGCACGGAAAAAACATCTGCTAATCCAGTCTTGTTGGGAGTCGCGCCGAACAACAAAGCGGAATGGGCAGATGCAGCACCAGTATAACAAACGAAATGGTAAACGTACCAGAGCGGCTCGTCAACCAGATTTTGTATAACCGGCGTTCCCTGTTGCTCCTGCGCAGTGTGCGGGGACGAAAAAAGTTCTTTATTGTATATTAATTTGGAATATATATCTTATTTACAATAATAATCCATACTGTATTCGTAATTACTTTTGTTATCTATTTTGTTCTTTTTCTGGGAAAATAAAAAGATCAGCCAAATGTTCCGGCTGATCGGATATAAGCCAACCGGATATGGCTGACCTGGTATCGCGCAAATCAAAAATCAACTGCTGCCTGCCGCTATTTATATCTCCTAAATTTCCGCGACGCTTCCATCCAGATTGTAACGCGGTTCATACTGCTTTGACCTGTATGGATATTTTGCAAACGCCTCTTCATTCAGTTCGATCCCCAGGCCGGGGCCTTGCGGCAAAGGAAAACAGCCGTTTTCCGGCTTAAACGACATGCTGCAGATGTCCGTCCGTGCGTAAACCGAATGCGCCGCAAACTCCAGGATATCAAAATTTTGAGCGGCGGCGCTGACGTGAAGGCTTGCTGCCGTGGCAACCGGCCCGTTCGGGTTGTGAGGCGCAAGCTTGATATGATACGTCTCTACCATCGAAGCGATTTTACGGATTTCGGTTATGCCTCCGCAGTGGCAAATGTCGGGCTGCGCGAAATCGAACAGCTGATTTTCAACTACTTCCCGGAACTCGAAACGGCTGAAAAGGCGCTCTCCTGCCGCGATCGGGACATTGCCCGAGTTTTCGCGGATTCTTTTGAACGCGGCGGTATTCTCGGGAGAGATCGGTTCTTCGAAAAAATAGACGTTATGTTTTGCCGCGACCTCAAGCAGCTTGATGGCCTCGGCAGGTGTTCCTTGGCCGTGATTGTCGATGCAGATCAGTTTATCCTTGCCGATTGCCCTGCGGATCGAAGCGAGATTCTCGTCCAGAAACTCGATATCGGACGCCGGATCGTACATCCGTCCGGGCTTTCCGCCCCCCGTTTTAATGCCGGCAAAGCCCATTTCGACCGCCTTCAGGGCGGATTCCGCATTGCCTGCGTGCGTATAGGTGCGGATTTTGTCGCGTACCGCACCGCCGAGCAGCATGTATACCGGGACATTGTAAATCTTGCCGGTTATATCCCACAGCGCCTGGTCGATCCCGCTAATGGCGGACATATAAACAAAGCCGCCTTTCCAAAAGCCGTGGCGGGCCATCTTCTGCCAAATCTTTTCGATATTGCGGGGATCTTCTCCGATCACGCAGCGCTCCGCCAATAAATGAATGCTTTGTTCGACCGCCTTCTCCTGTCCTTCGACGCTTGCCTCTCCCCAGCCATAAACCCCCTCGTCCGTTAAAACTTTGACAAAGAGCCAATTTTGTCTGAGCGTCGATACCAAATAGGTTTTGATCTCGGTTATTTTCATCGCAACACCCTCCTGCCACCCGAATTGAATCCGTCATATCCTGCTGAAACGAATTTACATGCAAGAAACAGGCCGCAAGCTGCCTGCGTGGATTAGAGATCATCCACTTCTTCCGTAGTAAAGGGCGAAGCGGGCAAGCCTTCCCGGTTATACAGGTTAGCGCCTTCCGGATTGTCGGCCCACGCGTATCTCACATAAACGGGACTCGGGATCCGGTCATGCCAAACCGCAACGCAGTCGCCCTCAATCTCGGCATCCGCCCAGACGAAGATTCGGCCGGTGCCGGCTATAGCGAAATGTCCCGGCCGGTCCGCGCCTTTGGCGATCAAACCACTGCCCGTATCCCTGAAGGACAGGACGATCCGGCTTCCGTCCCTTTTCACCGATCGCAGTGTAGGGCCGGAAGAAACTACCGACTCATCCCCATAGGCGATTTTCCGGGCCGCAAGAGCGAGCCGCTCTCCCGCGTCCTTTTTATTGACCGGATGCACATCGTTCCATTCCCCGATATCGATGGTTACCGCCATACCCGTACCGGGCACGTCAAGCGTCCGCCGCTGTGCCTCCCTAATTTGGGCCCAATTGCTCGCGGCAGGCTTGCCGGAAGGCTCCATATAGTTTGGCAGCTGTACATAAAGGAAGGGAAAATCGCCTTGCTCCCACTTCTTTCTCCAGTCGGCAATCAATGCCTTGAACAAGCTCTCGTAGTCATCGGGCTTTTTGGCGTTGGATTCGCCCTGATACCAGGCGACGCCTTTGATTGCGTAACGGACAACCGGCGCAATCATGCCGTTGTATAAGCCCAGCGGCCGCCACTGGATAAAGGATGGCGCTGGAAGCGGATCGCTTTTTACTCCGATCAGGTACTGCCATTCGCCGCTCAAATTGATGATCCGGTCCCCGATTTTCAAATGGTACGACTTCCCTTTATAGAAGCCGCCTTTACCGGAAGTATTGACCACTCGCACCACAATCGAATTTTTGCCTTCCTGCAGCAGACTTTCCGGGAGTTCGTATTTCCTCGGCACGTACTGATTCGGATTGGATCCGATCCGGGTCCCATTGATATAAACCGTATCCTCATCGACCACATGGCCCAGAACAAGCCTTGCGGGATTA
This genomic window from Paenibacillus humicola contains:
- a CDS encoding cache domain-containing sensor histidine kinase — its product is MRTRRMFSLRYKILIFSLLMTLVPILIVGSFSYVRSTKIVRDQASKLNMETLKQIAYNIEFIINDVRGISINMINNQRLNQYLKSFNRSEMSQNDPSIQTLLGDYILTKKYVYSIYVQDLSGGGMDTQGARNLLSEEQIARMKALNGKEEWSLSDVYVGTSDLNVITLFREIRDINNINQVLGFMKINLSQPQIRSIYDKQVASEHGLFFMIDADKTILSTLSDQKVGQKLEDRYVRPQLFTDREGYYDTEIDGQKYMVEFYTIDQTGWRLINCVPLRSITKQGDQIKQVTYVSIFLSLVICFLFLLYFLLKVLKPLRQIRRLMGSLEKENFNVNMNVQGNDEIALLGSSFNKMSRRLDELINEVHVVKIKQKEAEIKALEEQINPHFLYNTLDLIYWVGRMEKAYETASLIQTLSQLFRIGLNKGSGFTLVRKELEYIENYMLIQKKRYENAITFTAEADPDTLNCKVIKLILQPLIENAITHGIEQKGGFGHIGVRIYKEGDTVVYEVTDDGVGMDPDVVARLQGPAHLQQGVGLRNINDRIKLSFGNSYGIHIESKPGQGTKVIVRQPFIKGNEQDVQHDDRG
- a CDS encoding sialate O-acetylesterase produces the protein MSRDQKKIKLPRLIGDGMVLQRNAQVKIWGSAPAGEIVTVRFMEKSCSTIVDADGEWQVSLRTEEAGGPYDMVIETGDGEERITVTNILLGDVWLCSGQSNMGMKMLSVQEVYPGDIARAGSDSIRQFLVPVKYDFERPQTDFEAGCWEAADPQSVLNFTAVGYFFAAKLYDKYRVPIGLINASLGGAPIESFMSEDALSPFAEYVEAAQKLKDNHYLEALAKADQQSGEAWYRNVNQNDAGMPDAGKPCFDSGYDASAWPSIKVPSYWEEEGLGHFNGVVWYRKDIEIPASLLGNPARLVLGHVVDEDTVYINGTRIGSNPNQYVPRKYELPESLLQEGKNSIVVRVVNTSGKGGFYKGKSYHLKIGDRIINLSGEWQYLIGVKSDPLPAPSFIQWRPLGLYNGMIAPVVRYAIKGVAWYQGESNAKKPDDYESLFKALIADWRKKWEQGDFPFLYVQLPNYMEPSGKPAASNWAQIREAQRRTLDVPGTGMAVTIDIGEWNDVHPVNKKDAGERLALAARKIAYGDESVVSSGPTLRSVKRDGSRIVLSFRDTGSGLIAKGADRPGHFAIAGTGRIFVWADAEIEGDCVAVWHDRIPSPVYVRYAWADNPEGANLYNREGLPASPFTTEEVDDL
- the dgoD gene encoding galactonate dehydratase, producing MKITEIKTYLVSTLRQNWLFVKVLTDEGVYGWGEASVEGQEKAVEQSIHLLAERCVIGEDPRNIEKIWQKMARHGFWKGGFVYMSAISGIDQALWDITGKIYNVPVYMLLGGAVRDKIRTYTHAGNAESALKAVEMGFAGIKTGGGKPGRMYDPASDIEFLDENLASIRRAIGKDKLICIDNHGQGTPAEAIKLLEVAAKHNVYFFEEPISPENTAAFKRIRENSGNVPIAAGERLFSRFEFREVVENQLFDFAQPDICHCGGITEIRKIASMVETYHIKLAPHNPNGPVATAASLHVSAAAQNFDILEFAAHSVYARTDICSMSFKPENGCFPLPQGPGLGIELNEEAFAKYPYRSKQYEPRYNLDGSVAEI
- a CDS encoding response regulator, translating into MMIVDDEPLVRKGIATSIDWQEHGIEIAAEAGNGRDALQKLQTAPVDLVLADIRMPIMNGIELSEQIKKLYPDIAIVLLSGYEDFAYAKAALQIGIQNYLLKPASAEKLISAITDIRDRKREEQLSKTKEIGRLHMFNENLPYLKYKFMNSLLKKELSAAGIKEKLRTLQIDLTGSEYHILIMDIDDFAFFSQKLSPKENEAFAFAVFNIAEETLLSYFSGFVSYGELNRLIALVSTDKVHSLLAVCKEIQSNVKRYLKLSLSIGIGLPCASLLEIGRSYREADQALKEKVYRGKGQIFMHVRERQRENAGAEPFSTLTMEERSMAQALKRMSESELREMIRQYFQRFASENRRFDEVKHACVRLVIFFIQELEEAGHSKDLVFGPQFIPHVAIERFEVVADLEAWMGQMVAKIVRHLEDNRRNSFKRTIKEAIQYMEKHYEQSLSLTEVADHVNVTPAYFSKLFKEEMGITFVKWLSRLRVEKAKALLMETRLKTYEIAEKVGFYDYKYFSNTFRKYTGLSPRDYRNR